The Xiphophorus maculatus strain JP 163 A chromosome 7, X_maculatus-5.0-male, whole genome shotgun sequence region TGGAAACTGGCAGATGTCCTCAGCCTcttctgactcttcttctgctttcctcccaactatttcctcctcagcctcactcctcttcttctctctggctgTTCACTCTGCCCAGATACTTGTTCATCAGTTCTCAGACATgtaacattgtgttgtgttctgactATATAGAGCATAATGTTGCCAACTGATGGTTCACAAGATGCACCTccaatctgtttcagaaaactggttgatcGTTGGTTGAGCTAATGGTTCATACACTGACCTGTTAGAGAAACTCAGGACTCACTTGGGAGCAATTTACCAATTcaggacagatttagaaaataatagaatataaattaattaatatatgatTCACATTATGACAACTTTAAGACTTATGCATGTTAAGACTTACACAATGAACTGATGCTATTTTGGAAGTTGAGAATTCAACACAGACACGTTGTTGTCCTGTTGTCCTcattttctgtatacaccctttATCCtccgggtcaaaatgacccgtctTCAATAAACCCCCAATATAAGcagcttaattgaattttaaacaccaaattctATCTTGTATATTGTCACTcaccacaaaatgtgtgaatacttgacttttccctctccacttgaatttctatagcttaagaaaaaaaatgtgcaaaatgagtttcgaatgcatttttattcatcacagtgactaattttcttttacttttctccagtgaacaagaggatgtacaatacaaaaatatgaaaaataacataacccATTCAACTAATTGGCACATGTAGGGCAGTATGCAAGTGCACAGCCTTTGCAGATATATTTCttacacctgcagcacacagtatgtgttttacagtctgaGGGCAGAACTGACATCTCTTCCTCTTACTTGGCTTAGCTGAGGAAGTGGCTGTGGTAGATGGATCCTCAGgttgatcaggagctgctgcactctGAATAGCTTTCACAACCGCTGCTGAGGCTTCTGTGTGGGGGACATGCTTCCTTCTTTCAATGAGTGGAGTTACAAGTGCCTTTCCTAGCTGCTCCAGGAACACCCTCTTCTTGTTGTGCTTATGAGACATCCAGGTTGGGTTGATCTCTATCCAAATCACAAAGGCATTGTAGGAGGACACATCAATGATGTTGTGGAAGATGACCAGGGGCCAGCGGGCAGTCATTCTTCTGCAGCTATATGCTCCAATCACCTTATCTAGGTTGTCCACACCTCCTTTGTTTCGGTTTTATTCCAGGATGATGATTGGCTTCCTGTCCTCACGGTCACTAATGTCGCCGTCTTTGTGCAGTGTGCTCAGAAGAactacattcttgtttttctttgggaggtAGGAAACTAGAGTGGTGGTGGGTGTGAAGGCAAACTTTGAGGAGAAGACCTCTCTCTCCTTTGACCCAAGCAGTGCAGGTGGGAGCTCAGGCTTGTTCTTTTGAACTGTACCAACCATGGTGATCTTCCTCTTCAGGAGCTGCTGTCCGAGTTCATAAGAGTTGAAGAAATTGTCACATGTCACATTGTGACCCCTCAGTCCCTCTGTCACATCAAGCACAACTCGCAACCCCTGGTTCTTCTCTGGGCATCCACTGGTTGACCTCCCAGTATAGACTTGCATTTTCCAAGCATAGCTTGATTCAGAAGCCACCCATGACTTGATCCCATATTTTGCTGGCTTGCTGGGCATATACTGCCGGAAAGGACAACAACCTTTGGACAAAAGACATTAGCATCAGTGATTAGTATCAGtgtcacagaaaacagtcaaagaaatcaatagtgaaaatcacttttattacaaatatgaaaacagattaccTCTAAATGGAACCAGTTGCTCATCCACTGTTACATCAGGCTCTGGATTGTAGAGGTAGGGCAACCGCTCCACCCACTTGTCCCATACCTCTCTTATGGCTGCAAGTTTGTCTGTCATACGTCTTGCTGGTCTTGATTCACGGTCATCAAATCGCATCAGTCTTGAGTAGGTGTGAAAGAGTTTGACTGGCATTGTGGCTCGGAAAATTGGCCTTCCACTCTCTGCTCACTTCTGCTACTGATTGATCTGAGACACAACtaaaactttgtaacattttatggtttgtaaataactctgtgaccttgatttcaactccatttgcctcacgggtcattttgacctgaagaccatctttgtacctttttttgtacagcttacatggaaatgagaataaaagcaacactgaactttttctatTGTCTGGGCCAATCtaggaaaagtcttaaaatctcaagttaaaaaaattacatttaggggattgtttgggggggggggggtttaacacagtggcgggtcattttgacccgaggacaacaggagggttaacatattttgatcaagacgataaaagcaaattacaattataaaaGCATAGAAGTGTACATAACCAGCTACATgatgtacaaaagcaaaacttgcaaaacaaatttgttgatgtgcagaagtgacacagtaatttgaagattgaacaggtagttttaagaatttcaattctgttctgagagatgcacccaaactgagaaaagctgtaaaatattaatatttaaattctcttaTCTTCAAATCCTTCAACTGTCATGGACCCAGTGACTTTAGTGCAAGTATTTTGGGTGTGAGAGTCAAGaggtcaaaggaaaatattaaataatatctctGATGCCAAGCTTTATACTTCTAAGTATTACCAAAgtattgaaacaaaagctaacatgttcttcagagatttaacttgcatgcatgaacatttcacactcaaagtaat contains the following coding sequences:
- the LOC111609387 gene encoding piggyBac transposable element-derived protein 3-like; its protein translation is MPVKLFHTYSRLMRFDDRESRPARRMTDKLAAIREVWDKWVERLPYLYNPEPDVTVDEQLVPFRGCCPFRQYMPSKPAKYGIKSWVASESSYAWKMQVYTGRSTSGCPEKNQGLRVVLDVTEGLRGHNVTCDNFFNSYELGQQLLKRKITMVGTVQKNKPELPPALLGSKEREVFSSKFAFTPTTTLVSYLPKKNKNVVLLSTLHKDGDISDREDRKPIIILE